Proteins encoded together in one Methanobacterium sp. window:
- a CDS encoding FprA family A-type flavoprotein — translation MKADAVKIAEGVYWIGVIDWDIRDYHGYTLKGTTYNAFLVFGDEEVAVIDNTYPGSSAQLWGRIEDAFAQENREVKVDVIIQNHIEKDHSGALTEIHKRFPDAPIYCSHVAINGLKLHYPGLEGADFHPVKTGDTLEVGGRTLAFLDAKMLHWPDSMFTLLLDEGILFSNDAFGQHLCFRERFDHEIPEFVLMNAAQKFYANLVTPASMLVVRKLEEVKELGLLDKINMIAPSHGQIWTDPSKILTAYSNWATGKCRDKATIIYDTMHYSTRMMAHALAEGLMSEGVDVIMYFMHTDERSEMVNDILDSKALLLGIPTLFNGPYPSAGDLLYYLEGLSFQRTGLKRLAVTFGSKGWSGKAVDKVAETLTKCGFEVLDKYEVNYVPTGDQLDNCYQIGQQMAQKIKEM, via the coding sequence ATGAAAGCAGATGCTGTTAAAATTGCAGAAGGAGTGTACTGGATTGGAGTAATAGACTGGGATATTCGAGACTATCACGGTTACACCCTGAAAGGAACCACGTACAACGCTTTTTTAGTGTTTGGAGATGAAGAGGTTGCGGTGATAGATAACACCTATCCTGGTTCTTCAGCTCAGTTATGGGGTCGAATTGAAGATGCCTTTGCCCAGGAAAACAGGGAAGTGAAGGTAGATGTTATTATACAGAATCATATTGAAAAGGACCACAGCGGAGCCCTGACTGAGATTCATAAACGCTTCCCTGATGCACCCATATACTGTAGTCATGTGGCAATTAATGGTTTAAAACTGCACTACCCTGGGCTGGAAGGTGCAGATTTCCATCCGGTTAAAACCGGGGACACTCTGGAAGTGGGTGGTCGTACCCTGGCCTTTCTGGATGCCAAGATGCTCCACTGGCCAGATAGCATGTTCACCCTTCTCTTGGATGAGGGTATACTGTTTTCCAACGATGCCTTTGGCCAGCACCTCTGCTTCAGAGAAAGGTTCGATCATGAGATACCAGAATTCGTGCTGATGAATGCTGCCCAGAAATTCTACGCCAACCTGGTAACACCGGCCTCCATGCTGGTGGTGCGTAAGCTGGAAGAAGTTAAGGAACTGGGGTTACTGGATAAGATCAACATGATCGCCCCCTCCCATGGGCAGATATGGACTGATCCTTCCAAGATACTCACTGCCTATAGTAACTGGGCCACTGGAAAGTGCAGGGATAAGGCCACCATCATCTATGACACCATGCATTATTCCACCCGTATGATGGCCCACGCCCTGGCAGAGGGACTGATGAGTGAAGGAGTGGATGTAATCATGTACTTCATGCACACTGATGAACGCAGTGAGATGGTTAACGACATCCTGGACAGTAAAGCCCTGCTTCTGGGGATTCCAACATTATTCAATGGACCCTACCCCAGTGCGGGAGATCTGCTCTACTACCTGGAGGGATTGAGCTTCCAGCGCACAGGATTAAAACGACTGGCCGTTACCTTCGGCTCCAAGGGATGGAGTGGTAAAGCCGTAGATAAAGTGGCAGAGACACTGACTAAATGTGGATTTGAAGTTTTGGACAAATATGAGGTTAATTATGTACCCACCGGGGACCAGCTTGATAACTGTTACCAGATAGGTCAGCAGATGGCCCAGAAGATTAAAGAAATGTAA
- a CDS encoding DUF2096 domain-containing protein, protein MSELPAEQTWLVLVELLTDLRKKEMEIPKEITKNIRMAKTTINFYKVDPTDPERQVEVKRINEFLTSIQNFLMGMAEEVSSEYADKWMDKLLRASRGEVVYPQKKTNSKFVVGAPSGFSMVRMNFKAPLSEDRVQEIAEYENVIIEFEEDTLVVVYGDKENIKKSLQELSSFFKEQLREME, encoded by the coding sequence ATGAGTGAATTACCAGCAGAACAGACTTGGCTGGTACTGGTGGAACTTCTCACTGATCTTAGAAAGAAGGAAATGGAGATTCCCAAAGAAATCACCAAAAATATCCGGATGGCTAAAACCACCATCAACTTTTACAAGGTGGACCCCACCGACCCTGAAAGACAGGTAGAGGTAAAACGAATCAATGAATTTCTAACCTCAATCCAGAATTTTCTTATGGGTATGGCAGAAGAAGTAAGTTCAGAATATGCTGATAAATGGATGGATAAACTTTTAAGAGCCTCCAGAGGAGAAGTAGTATATCCTCAGAAGAAAACCAACTCCAAATTCGTGGTAGGCGCCCCTTCCGGATTTTCCATGGTCCGAATGAACTTCAAAGCCCCCCTCTCCGAGGACAGGGTTCAGGAAATCGCCGAATACGAGAATGTTATCATTGAATTTGAGGAAGATACCCTGGTAGTGGTATACGGAGACAAAGAAAATATTAAAAAAAGCCTCCAGGAACTTTCTTCATTCTTCAAGGAACAGCTAAGAGAAATGGAGTAA
- a CDS encoding inorganic phosphate transporter, translated as MEWLLIIGVVISVYMAFNIAANDIGNSVGTAVGSGSLTMRKALILGAIFEFIGAMYLGNNVIKTVGSGIINADMLPATGAFIITLAAALWITITIIKKIPISGSDAIISAVFGYGLVSVGISGMNLNVLGLILASWVLSPMIGMAIGFILYYLLKSAFLDKVKDIAVKGRLEKIFSYLQIGSSAFAALNVGAIDIAVATGVLYYTFGTSAGFDIKLIGALGIVLGILIAGGRITDTVGRRITDLIPSRGFAAQISAASVVFIFATLGMPVSPTQTLVGTVIGVGLARGTRTIKLDVIKNIATTWIVTIPACIALSILLYFIMNLFL; from the coding sequence ATGGAATGGCTCCTTATAATCGGCGTGGTTATCAGTGTCTACATGGCATTCAATATCGCTGCCAATGACATTGGAAACTCAGTGGGAACTGCGGTAGGCAGTGGATCCCTCACCATGCGAAAAGCCCTGATACTGGGTGCGATATTTGAATTTATAGGTGCAATGTATCTGGGAAATAATGTGATAAAAACTGTGGGCAGTGGAATAATCAACGCAGACATGCTACCTGCCACCGGAGCATTCATTATCACCCTGGCAGCGGCACTGTGGATAACCATAACTATCATTAAAAAAATACCCATATCTGGTTCAGATGCCATTATCAGTGCTGTTTTTGGTTACGGCCTGGTCAGTGTGGGTATTAGCGGTATGAACCTCAATGTCCTGGGCCTTATACTGGCCAGTTGGGTGTTATCACCCATGATAGGGATGGCAATAGGATTTATACTGTATTACCTCCTTAAAAGTGCATTTTTAGATAAAGTTAAGGATATTGCAGTTAAGGGTCGTCTGGAGAAAATTTTCTCCTACCTCCAGATTGGCAGCTCTGCATTTGCAGCACTGAATGTGGGGGCCATTGATATCGCAGTGGCCACTGGAGTGCTCTATTATACCTTCGGAACGAGTGCCGGGTTTGATATTAAACTAATCGGAGCCTTGGGGATTGTCCTTGGAATCCTGATAGCAGGGGGAAGGATCACCGATACTGTTGGGCGGAGGATAACTGATTTAATCCCTTCAAGGGGTTTTGCAGCCCAGATATCTGCTGCTTCGGTGGTTTTCATCTTCGCCACCCTGGGAATGCCTGTGTCCCCTACTCAAACCCTGGTGGGAACTGTTATTGGAGTGGGACTGGCCCGGGGTACTCGTACCATTAAACTGGATGTTATAAAAAATATTGCCACCACGTGGATTGTGACCATTCCAGCTTGCATTGCCCTTTCTATTCTATTATACTTTATAATGAACCTGTTTTTGTAG
- a CDS encoding CBS domain-containing protein yields MLQRLKVKDVMSQTVITVPPTEDVVFAFEKLMKHKISSLPVVDDGGKLVGIVTATDLGHNLILDKYELGTTVEEVMVNQVIYVSPEDNLATAVRKMHEYGSDEGIINQLVVLDNHKLVGIVSDGDIISSIEL; encoded by the coding sequence ATGTTACAGAGACTAAAGGTTAAGGATGTAATGAGCCAGACGGTTATTACAGTCCCGCCTACTGAAGATGTTGTATTTGCCTTTGAAAAGCTGATGAAGCATAAAATAAGTTCACTACCCGTAGTGGATGATGGTGGGAAACTGGTGGGCATAGTTACTGCCACCGACCTGGGCCACAACCTGATACTGGATAAATATGAACTGGGAACCACTGTGGAAGAAGTTATGGTTAATCAAGTGATATACGTATCACCTGAAGATAACCTGGCCACCGCAGTGCGCAAAATGCATGAATACGGTTCAGATGAGGGTATAATCAACCAGCTGGTAGTCCTGGATAATCACAAACTGGTGGGTATTGTTTCTGATGGGGATATAATAAGTTCCATTGAACTATAA
- a CDS encoding archaeosine tRNA-ribosyltransferase has protein sequence MLEIKLHDGPARQGKYQTTETPNILQSSQELMVPDEPMPYDVPREMAEWSVKNTLDHAGKGDVSQMAVIHGSKYPDLRLKCATALEELGYRLFMVANTEDLLRKPQDLLKIISSLRENMSPNSALFFPFVELNFIPLLVYLGVDLFTDASADFYAHIGVITTPHSNYNLQKYPLYDLNLEELKEYNRNSLDFVLREVRAHIKNGTLRNLVEERCCSSPEAMSALRILDRDYKGFVDSYTPLY, from the coding sequence ATGTTAGAAATAAAATTACACGACGGACCAGCAAGGCAGGGTAAATACCAGACTACTGAAACACCGAATATTTTACAATCCAGTCAGGAGTTAATGGTTCCAGATGAACCCATGCCCTATGATGTACCTCGAGAAATGGCAGAATGGTCTGTGAAAAACACACTGGATCATGCAGGAAAAGGTGATGTTAGCCAGATGGCTGTGATTCATGGTTCTAAATATCCTGATCTTCGCCTTAAATGTGCCACTGCACTGGAAGAATTGGGTTATCGGCTTTTTATGGTGGCAAACACTGAAGATCTTCTGAGAAAACCCCAGGATCTTCTGAAGATAATCTCCAGTCTACGGGAGAATATGAGCCCAAACTCTGCCCTATTTTTCCCCTTCGTAGAACTGAACTTCATACCCCTACTGGTTTATCTGGGTGTGGATTTATTTACAGATGCCAGTGCAGATTTTTATGCCCATATAGGAGTGATAACAACTCCTCACAGTAATTATAACCTTCAAAAATATCCCCTTTATGATTTGAACCTGGAAGAATTAAAAGAATACAACCGGAACTCACTGGACTTCGTATTGAGGGAAGTGAGGGCCCATATTAAAAACGGGACCCTGCGTAACCTGGTTGAAGAGCGATGCTGTTCTTCTCCCGAGGCAATGTCGGCTTTAAGGATTTTAGATCGGGATTACAAGGGTTTTGTGGATAGTTACACACCTTTGTATTAG
- a CDS encoding metallophosphoesterase: MKILAVSDLHGDIKPIITYLKDNKVDLIIIAGDITHFGPPELGEDMLNEISSFDVPVLAIPGNCDPGSMHINIDQSQAINIHARNLVIKNIGICGFGGSNPTPFDTPLEFEEIQIYDEAKRAIEGIKEQEITLFITHAPPYDTKTDLLPSGVHVGSKSLRKIIEEMQPTVNICGHIHEARGTDKIGNTTIVNPGQVSHGHACLIQISDAQGAGEVETEIIKLQS, encoded by the coding sequence ATGAAAATCCTTGCTGTAAGCGATCTCCACGGTGATATAAAACCCATTATTACCTATCTTAAAGATAACAAGGTGGACCTGATAATCATAGCCGGCGACATAACCCATTTCGGCCCTCCAGAGTTAGGAGAGGATATGTTGAATGAAATCAGTTCATTCGATGTACCGGTACTGGCCATACCCGGTAACTGTGATCCCGGATCAATGCATATCAATATCGACCAATCTCAAGCCATAAATATCCATGCCCGGAACCTGGTAATTAAGAACATAGGAATATGCGGTTTCGGAGGATCTAATCCCACACCCTTTGACACTCCCCTTGAATTTGAGGAGATCCAAATCTATGATGAGGCAAAAAGGGCCATTGAAGGGATCAAAGAACAGGAAATAACTCTTTTTATCACTCATGCCCCACCATATGACACTAAAACTGACCTCTTGCCTTCAGGGGTGCATGTGGGTAGTAAGAGCCTGCGCAAAATAATTGAAGAAATGCAACCTACCGTGAATATCTGCGGTCACATACACGAAGCACGTGGTACTGATAAGATTGGTAACACCACCATCGTGAACCCCGGACAAGTATCCCATGGCCATGCATGTTTAATTCAAATTTCTGATGCTCAGGGAGCTGGAGAAGTTGAAACCGAAATAATAAAACTTCAAAGTTAA
- a CDS encoding ATP-binding cassette domain-containing protein, with product MDKLNLKIKRGEVFGFLGPNGAGKTTSISIMVGLLRPTSGQVFIDGSEVEKVEKGTIGICPQELVLWDFLTCKESLMLMGDMYEVPKDELKKRVQKLLDDLFLSDKADTLITQLSGGYETSPQPGPTSGTNHSSYMTYCHGLMCSTPSDPPSPMGVVGVTFPTRWDGQFCNPNSIHDWCGIVFKK from the coding sequence GTGGATAAACTCAATCTTAAAATTAAAAGAGGAGAAGTTTTTGGCTTTTTAGGGCCTAACGGTGCCGGTAAGACCACTTCCATTAGTATTATGGTGGGACTACTACGCCCCACCAGTGGACAGGTCTTCATTGATGGAAGTGAAGTGGAAAAAGTGGAAAAGGGCACAATCGGCATCTGTCCCCAGGAACTGGTACTCTGGGATTTTTTAACCTGTAAAGAGAGCCTCATGCTTATGGGGGATATGTACGAGGTTCCCAAGGATGAATTAAAGAAAAGAGTGCAGAAACTCTTGGATGATCTTTTCCTGTCAGATAAGGCCGACACACTGATCACCCAGTTATCCGGGGGGTATGAAACGTCGCCTCAACCTGGCCCAACTTCTGGAACCAACCATTCCAGTTATATGACCTACTGTCATGGACTCATGTGCTCAACGCCCTCAGATCCACCCTCACCTATGGGTGTGGTTGGAGTGACATTTCCTACCAGGTGGGATGGGCAGTTCTGTAACCCTAATTCTATTCATGATTGGTGTGGGATTGTTTTCAAAAAATAG
- a CDS encoding DUF749 domain-containing protein, with translation MFVATLAGVFKYTELPEKYGPFVQYKASIEDKTINDNDDIAILDISGTESVHVLFLDSYENLKEIDEELQAADAKLNHRSKQVLEGYYE, from the coding sequence TTGTTCGTAGCAACTCTAGCCGGAGTTTTCAAATACACGGAATTACCGGAAAAATACGGTCCTTTTGTACAGTACAAAGCATCAATAGAAGATAAAACAATTAATGATAATGACGACATAGCCATCCTGGATATTAGTGGCACCGAAAGCGTGCACGTACTGTTTTTAGACTCCTATGAAAATTTAAAAGAGATCGATGAGGAGCTTCAGGCAGCCGATGCCAAACTCAATCACCGTTCCAAACAGGTTCTGGAAGGTTACTATGAGTGA
- a CDS encoding hemolysin family protein — protein MELIYLEILIILFLIVLNGVFALSEIAIITSRRIKLQKMSQDGNKNADIAIELSESPNQFLSTVQIGITLIGILAGAFGGATIAQTISSNLEGVAFLQPYSEALGFLVVVLIITYLSLIVGELVPKRIALNNPEQIAVKIAKPMKYISKITSPLVVLLSFSMELVLKILQIKESNEENVSEEEIKLLIEEGTQTGEFEKTEEDIIKRVFMLDDRRASSLMTPKTGITWLDVDESVADIKSKITESKRAMFPVGKNSLDNFLGVIQLKDLFEVEIEDGVNLQEYIKSPIIVPESSDVLDILNLFKESKDNVHMAIVVDEYGSIEGLITLNDILEAIVGEIPAIDEPDEPKAVQRPDGSWLMDGAISVEEFKDILNVKNLPGEEMGVYQTLGGFILDYLGKIPDTGESFQSGDVNFEVVDMDGHHIDKVLVYHT, from the coding sequence ATGGAATTAATATACCTTGAAATTTTAATCATTCTGTTTTTAATAGTCTTAAATGGTGTTTTTGCTCTTTCTGAAATTGCAATAATCACTTCTCGAAGAATTAAACTGCAAAAAATGAGCCAAGATGGAAATAAAAATGCAGACATTGCCATTGAGCTTTCAGAGTCACCTAATCAATTTTTATCCACAGTACAAATAGGTATAACACTTATTGGTATTTTAGCAGGTGCTTTTGGTGGTGCTACCATTGCACAAACCATTTCCAGCAATCTGGAGGGTGTAGCCTTTTTACAACCCTACAGTGAAGCCCTTGGATTTTTAGTAGTGGTTTTGATTATTACCTATTTGTCCCTGATAGTGGGGGAACTGGTTCCCAAGAGAATCGCCCTAAACAATCCAGAACAGATCGCTGTAAAAATTGCTAAACCCATGAAATACATTTCAAAAATCACATCCCCTCTAGTTGTTTTACTCAGCTTTTCCATGGAATTAGTTCTCAAAATTCTTCAAATAAAAGAATCCAATGAAGAAAACGTTTCAGAGGAGGAGATTAAACTTTTAATTGAGGAAGGAACTCAAACTGGTGAGTTTGAGAAAACAGAGGAAGATATAATTAAAAGAGTGTTCATGCTGGACGATAGAAGGGCTAGTTCACTCATGACTCCCAAAACTGGAATAACATGGCTTGATGTTGATGAATCGGTAGCAGATATCAAATCAAAAATAACTGAAAGTAAAAGGGCAATGTTCCCAGTGGGAAAAAATTCACTGGATAATTTTTTGGGTGTAATACAGTTAAAGGATCTTTTTGAGGTGGAAATTGAGGATGGAGTCAATCTTCAAGAATACATAAAAAGCCCCATCATTGTCCCGGAAAGTTCCGATGTTCTGGACATTCTCAACCTGTTTAAAGAATCCAAAGACAACGTGCACATGGCAATTGTGGTTGATGAGTACGGAAGCATCGAAGGATTGATTACTCTTAACGATATATTAGAGGCAATTGTTGGGGAAATTCCTGCTATTGATGAGCCAGATGAACCAAAAGCAGTTCAAAGACCAGATGGAAGCTGGTTAATGGATGGTGCAATATCTGTAGAAGAATTCAAGGACATATTAAATGTTAAAAATTTACCTGGTGAAGAGATGGGAGTTTATCAAACATTAGGTGGGTTTATATTGGATTATTTAGGTAAAATACCCGATACTGGGGAATCATTCCAGTCGGGGGATGTTAATTTTGAAGTAGTAGATATGGATGGCCATCATATTGACAAGGTTCTGGTTTATCATACCTAA
- a CDS encoding class I SAM-dependent methyltransferase, protein MPTEKHGHKHHGKSTRDILDPTRILGAIGLDEGQIFMDAGCGDGFISLAASKIVKENGKVYALDAYQPSLDGLKDEINELEIGNMEVILADMTITIPLDDNLIDMCVMANVLHGFASEGTLEPVLSEIRRVLKPNGTFAVVEFIKADGPPGPPYDVRLTPEDVENILEKHGFKIGGTTEVGKYHYLVESFKK, encoded by the coding sequence ATGCCGACAGAAAAACATGGCCACAAACACCATGGTAAATCCACTAGGGACATTCTGGATCCCACCCGTATTCTAGGGGCAATTGGATTGGATGAAGGTCAAATATTCATGGATGCCGGTTGCGGGGATGGATTCATTTCCCTGGCTGCATCGAAAATAGTTAAAGAAAATGGAAAGGTCTATGCACTGGATGCCTACCAGCCCAGTCTGGATGGTCTCAAAGATGAGATTAATGAACTTGAAATTGGAAACATGGAAGTCATACTGGCTGATATGACCATAACCATCCCCTTGGATGATAATCTAATTGATATGTGTGTCATGGCCAACGTGCTACATGGATTTGCCAGTGAAGGTACATTGGAACCGGTTTTAAGTGAAATAAGAAGAGTTTTAAAGCCAAATGGTACTTTTGCTGTGGTGGAGTTCATCAAGGCAGATGGACCTCCTGGACCACCATATGATGTTCGTTTAACCCCTGAAGATGTGGAAAATATCCTGGAAAAACACGGATTTAAGATAGGTGGTACAACGGAAGTTGGCAAATACCATTACCTGGTGGAATCCTTTAAAAAATAA
- the hdrB gene encoding CoB--CoM heterodisulfide reductase subunit B: MAFAYFLGCIMNNRYPGIEKATRIMFDQLDIELQDMEGASCCPAPGVFGSFDRTTWAAIAARNITIAEEQGNDILTECNGCFGSLFETNHLLHEDEQMKEKINGVLAEAGREYKGEINVRHFAEILYNDVGLDKLAEAVTTPLNLNVAVHYGCHFLKPSAEIEIDDPIQPTILDELVEVTGAKSVPYKDKTMCCGAGGGLRSRDIDVTLSYTREKLQNMKEAGVDAIVNVCPFCHLQFDVGQTEVNKNYGDNWDIPVFHLAQLYGLAMGVSKEDLTVDAHQISADPALAKLDEITGGE, from the coding sequence ATGGCATTCGCATATTTCTTAGGATGTATAATGAACAACAGGTACCCTGGAATTGAAAAGGCAACCAGGATCATGTTTGACCAGCTGGACATCGAACTACAGGATATGGAAGGAGCATCATGCTGCCCAGCACCAGGAGTATTTGGATCATTTGACCGAACCACCTGGGCTGCCATAGCCGCCAGGAACATAACCATCGCTGAAGAACAGGGTAACGACATCTTGACCGAGTGTAATGGATGTTTCGGATCACTATTCGAAACCAACCACTTGCTCCACGAAGATGAACAAATGAAGGAAAAGATCAATGGTGTTCTAGCAGAAGCTGGCCGGGAATACAAAGGTGAAATAAACGTACGACACTTCGCTGAAATTCTCTACAATGATGTAGGACTGGACAAACTGGCAGAAGCTGTTACCACTCCATTAAACCTCAACGTAGCTGTACACTACGGTTGCCACTTCCTCAAACCAAGCGCAGAAATCGAGATCGACGACCCAATCCAACCAACCATCCTTGATGAACTGGTGGAAGTTACCGGAGCAAAATCCGTACCATACAAGGACAAAACGATGTGCTGTGGAGCCGGCGGAGGGCTACGTTCCCGTGACATCGATGTGACATTATCATACACCCGTGAAAAACTCCAGAACATGAAAGAAGCAGGAGTAGACGCTATTGTAAACGTCTGCCCATTCTGCCACTTACAGTTTGATGTAGGACAGACCGAAGTCAACAAAAACTATGGTGACAACTGGGACATACCTGTTTTCCACCTGGCACAACTCTACGGACTGGCAATGGGAGTCAGCAAAGAAGACCTAACAGTTGATGCTCACCAGATCAGCGCGGACCCTGCCCTTGCAAAACTGGATGAAATTACCGGTGGAGAATAA
- the hdrC gene encoding CoB--CoM heterodisulfide reductase subunit C produces MSFLDRLKNVFSGGEGPEKKDQAAKSETEKPPVEKETAIQETAEEKPKTETPATEEESSKTTTAETQETEKAKKSEPDTETKEEVKPEMAEAEEPVKAKDKPKKERSESMTLLQTDENLITRADVDEDFKQEIMDAGAESVAICFQCGTCTGACPSGRRTPYRIRGVVRRAVMGLKEDVISDDSIWMCTTCYECQERCPRGIKIVDIVKIIRNQAAAAGYMAPAHKMTGLFVTKTGHGVPINDATMALRKSVGLDELPPTTHQFPEALEEVQTIIKATGFDNLIGYNWETGELE; encoded by the coding sequence ATGAGCTTTTTAGATCGCTTAAAAAACGTATTTAGTGGCGGAGAAGGGCCAGAAAAGAAAGATCAAGCAGCAAAATCAGAGACTGAAAAGCCCCCGGTTGAAAAAGAAACAGCAATACAAGAGACAGCCGAAGAAAAACCAAAAACAGAAACTCCAGCAACCGAGGAAGAGTCCTCCAAAACAACAACTGCAGAAACACAAGAAACAGAAAAAGCAAAAAAATCAGAACCTGATACAGAGACTAAAGAAGAAGTTAAACCGGAAATGGCTGAAGCTGAAGAACCAGTGAAAGCAAAAGATAAGCCAAAAAAAGAAAGGAGTGAAAGCATGACTTTACTGCAAACTGATGAAAACTTAATAACTCGTGCAGATGTAGATGAAGATTTCAAACAGGAAATCATGGATGCTGGCGCAGAGTCAGTGGCAATATGTTTCCAGTGCGGGACCTGTACTGGTGCCTGCCCATCAGGAAGGAGAACCCCTTACAGGATAAGAGGAGTAGTCCGAAGGGCTGTAATGGGACTCAAAGAAGATGTTATATCTGATGATTCCATCTGGATGTGTACCACCTGTTACGAATGTCAGGAAAGATGCCCACGTGGAATTAAAATCGTGGATATTGTGAAGATCATCCGAAACCAGGCTGCAGCAGCCGGATACATGGCACCTGCCCACAAAATGACTGGATTATTCGTTACAAAAACCGGCCACGGTGTACCAATTAACGACGCTACCATGGCACTGAGAAAAAGTGTTGGTCTAGATGAACTACCACCAACAACCCACCAGTTCCCAGAAGCATTGGAAGAAGTTCAAACAATAATCAAAGCCACAGGTTTCGACAACCTCATAGGCTACAACTGGGAAACCGGAGAACTAGAATAA
- a CDS encoding 2-phosphoglycerate kinase, which translates to MIMVEGEVSGKKYREPFSKGVLARSLTRAEMDPNKAYTFSSQIEAQLKKDGVTLIKLDDLVNVVRQRLKDEDSEVAVQYGLWKRIRKCQDPLVILIGGSSGVGTSSIAFEVANRLGIRNMISTDMIREVMRKIASKELLPTIYESSYTAYRSLRIPPPPELDEVLIGFRDHVDTVSVGVEAVIERSITEGISIVIEGVHIVPGFIREDLVSRDNVHMFILTLEDEEVHKGRFYSRCRQQWARRPLERYMNYFGAIRRTHKYFESQANKYHVPVIENIDITTTIESIIEDITKTYGSEDHVTETKG; encoded by the coding sequence ATGATAATGGTTGAAGGAGAAGTAAGCGGGAAAAAATACAGGGAACCCTTTTCAAAGGGAGTTTTAGCCAGGTCTTTAACCCGTGCTGAGATGGATCCCAACAAGGCCTACACTTTCTCTTCCCAGATAGAAGCCCAGCTCAAAAAAGATGGTGTAACCCTAATCAAACTGGATGACCTGGTGAATGTCGTCCGTCAAAGGCTCAAAGATGAGGACAGTGAAGTAGCTGTTCAATATGGCCTCTGGAAAAGGATAAGGAAGTGTCAAGACCCGTTAGTTATTCTCATAGGGGGTTCTTCAGGAGTGGGAACTTCTTCCATAGCATTTGAGGTGGCCAACAGGCTGGGAATCCGTAACATGATCAGCACTGACATGATACGGGAAGTAATGCGTAAAATCGCATCCAAAGAGCTCCTACCCACAATCTATGAATCCAGCTACACCGCCTACCGTTCCCTGCGCATACCTCCACCACCTGAACTGGATGAGGTGTTAATAGGTTTCAGGGACCATGTGGACACAGTGAGCGTGGGCGTGGAGGCGGTTATTGAACGATCCATAACCGAGGGTATTAGTATTGTTATTGAAGGAGTTCACATAGTGCCCGGATTCATCAGGGAAGACCTGGTTTCCCGGGACAACGTGCATATGTTCATTTTAACCCTGGAAGATGAAGAAGTGCATAAAGGTCGTTTTTACTCAAGATGCAGGCAACAATGGGCAAGAAGGCCTCTTGAAAGGTATATGAACTATTTTGGGGCCATTAGGAGAACTCACAAATACTTTGAGAGTCAGGCCAACAAATACCATGTTCCGGTGATTGAAAACATTGACATCACCACGACCATTGAATCGATTATTGAAGATATTACCAAAACCTATGGAAGTGAAGACCATGTTACAGAGACTAAAGGTTAA